Genomic segment of Paenibacillus macerans:
TTGGGTATATGATAAGGACGATGGCGTTCTGCCGGGCAACGCTTTGGCGGAATCGGTCGGCGCAAGCCGCGTTACGACGCTGTTTGTGCTTGAGCTGCCGGATGCCTCGGAAGGCTGGAGCCGGATGATGGCTGCGTTTGTGTCGTTGGAAAGAATTTATTTGCTGCATCCGCAGCGCTCGCCGCAGGAAAGAATCGAAACACCGTCCCGCGATCATTTCAAGCAGGTGTACGGCCTGCTGCTTAGGCTTGGCGGGGCGGCTCTGCGCGAAGAAGAAATAGTGGCGGCGCTGTTGAAACGGACCGGCTGGTCGAGGCGGATGCTGGAGCTAACGCTGGGCGTGTTCGAGGAACTGGGTTTTATCTCCAGAGCGTCGGGCTCCATCGCCGTCAACCCTTCTCCTTCCAAACGGCCGCTGGAAACCTCAAGCCGTTACCGGGAGTTCGGGCTGCTCGCCGAAATGGAGCAGATGCTGCTTCATGCCCGGGTTCCGGAAATTACCAAATGGATGTTAACCCGGATTAAAGGGGCTTCATAGATTAACTTAATCTAGTTTTAGAATGGTTTATCTTGCGGTATCAGAAAGGGCGGGGCCTATAAGCTTGTGCTCCCTGATATCTAAAAAATAATCAAAGCACTGCATATTACGTAGTTACGTAGGAGGAGATTGGATTGGATTATAAAGATTACATCCGGGTGATTCCAGATTTTCCCCAGCCCGGGATCAGCTTCAAAGATATTACGACCTTGCTTAACGACGGGGCTAAATACAAGCAGGCCATCGACGATTTGAAAAAGCTCGTTTCCGGCCTGAAGATCGACCTGATCGCCGGCCCTGAAGCGCGCGGTTTCGTCGTGGGGGCGCCGCTGGCGTATGCGCTTGGCGTCGGCTTCGTGCCGATCCGCAAAAGCGGCAAGCTTCCTTACAAGACGATTGAGGTGGAATACGATCTGGAGTACGGGAAGGACCGGCTGGCGATGCACAGCGACGCGGTGAAACCCGGCCAAAACGTGCTGATCGCCGACGACCTGTTGGCGACGGGAGGAACGATTTCGACTTCCGTAAGTCTTGTTCGCGAGCTGGGCGGCAACGTGGCGGGCACCGCGTTTCTGATCGAGCTTAGCGAATTGAACGGCCGGGCCAAATTGCCGGGCATCGAAGTATTTTCCCTTGTAACTTACTAAAATGAAAAAAAGGCCGAGCAGGATTTGTTCCTGGCTCGGTCTTTTATTAAATTTAGCGGTAGCAAGGGCAAGGGCCCGACCTTAAATCGACCTTGAAAACGGTCTTTACAAGCCAACTACTTCGAAGAAGGCCAACCGCCGGTCTCTTTACAATAGCGGCACTTTATGTGCTTATTATCCGGAGATTAGCATGGTCCTCGTCATTAGCGGCATTTTTTGCCCCTATTTTCCAGTGAAATGGCCAGAATGCGGGTAATGCCCGGCAATCCGGGCAAATAGGGGCATCAATTACCTTTATTTCTTTCATATAGAGGGAAACCGCTGGAATAACGGCATTTTTTACCGCTATTTCCGGCGGCAATGAAACTAAACCGCCGGTGCGTTTAGTCCGCTTTATGCGCGGCTTCTTCCTTTTCGTTCGACCAGCCCAGCACCTGAATCAGCTTGAAGAACAAGCTGAGCAGAACGCCGACGATCGTGGCCAGAGCCATTCCTTTCAGTTCGACGTTGCCCATCGTCAGCTTTGTTCCGCTGAGGCCGATGACGAGCACGACCGTGGCCAGCAGCATATTGGTAGGCTTGGAGAAATCGACCTTTTGCTCGACGAAAATCCGCAGGCCGGAGGCGGCGATGACGCCGAACAGCAGGAGCGAAACGCCCCCCATGACCGGTCCCGGAATGCAGGCGACGATCGCCGAAAATTTGCCCGAGAAGGAGAGCAGGATAGCAAAGATGGCCGCTCCGCCGATGACGAACACGGAATATACTTTGGTGAGCGCCATCACGCCGATATTTTCGCCGTATGTCGTGTTTGGCGTAGAGCCTACGAAACCGGACAGGATGGTCGAAATGCCGTTCCCGAGCAAAGAACGGTGAAGCCCCGGATCCTTGGACAAGTCTTTGCCGACGATATTGCTCGTGACGAGCAGGTGTCCGATATGCTCAACGATTACGACGAGCGCCACAGGGATGATCGTGATGATGGCCGGCAGGCTCCACTGCGGCGTGGTCACCGTCGGCAGCGAAATCCAATTCGCTGCGGCGATCTTGGCGGTATCGACTTGCCTCAGGACTAAAGCCAGCACATAACCGACGACGATCCCGATCAGGATATGTATGATTTTGGGGAATCCGCGGAACAGTACGGCGCCCAGCACGGTTACGCCCAGCGTAATCAGCGACAGCATGATGCTGGTCGGATCGGGGGTCCAAGGTTTGGCCGGATCGCTGTTGATCCAGCCGGCCATGCCCGCCGCCACCGGAATGAGCTCGAGGCCGATCAGCGCGACGATGGCGCCCATGGCCGCCGGAGGGAACACGACGTCAATCCACGCGGTGCCGGCATACTTGACCAGGAGCGCGATGACGGAGAAAATGACGCCGGTAACGATAAAAGCGCCGAGCGCCATGGCGTAACCGTTCCCCGGATTGTTCGTAAGGACCAGGGTCACCGGAGAGATAAACGCAAAGCTGGAACCGAGATAAGCGGGGATTTTCCCTTTACAGATCAAAATATAAAGCAAGGTGCCGATGCCGTTCATCAGCAGGATCATGCCGGGGTCGACGCCGAACAGGTTCGGGACGAGCACGGTGCTTCCGAACATGGCGAACAAATGCTGCAAGCTCAGCAGAACGCCGGGGCCGAAAGGAACTTTTTCGTTAACTTGAATTTCGCGTTGCAACCAGGACCACTCCTCTAAATTTAAACGTTCATAGGATAACTATCCTTAATAGATTAAATACATTGCCGTCATATTTCAACAAGAAATTACTTGGACGTGTCATTTTCCATAACATCTCCTGCCCGGCCATTTGACATGCATTGTGGTATCCGCCCATGCCGGAAAAGCCTGGAACCGCCGGACGGCCGGTAGTTGACGAGAGGGGGCGCAAGAGTCATAATTATAGGAAATCAAAATAAGGCGATTTATGCTCTTGTATGGGTTTTTTCAGCATATTTTCATATAGAAAGGAATCGAACGGGATCTCAATGGGCATAGAGCAATTACTCGAAAAGGCGTCTGCCTATATAAAGGAACCGGAGCTTCAGCGTATACGGGTAGCGTACGAGTTTGCGGAGCAGGCCCATCACGGACAGGTCCGCAAATCCGGAGAGCCGTATATTCTTCACCCCCTTGCGGTGGCCGATATCGTGGTTAACATGCAGATGGATGCACTGTCGATCATTGCGGCCTTGCTTCATGATGTCGTAGAGGACACTACCGTGTCCTTGAAAGAGATACAGGAACAATTCGGAAATGACTGCGCCCTGCTTGTCGACGGGCTGACGAAACTGGAACGGATCAAATTCAGATCCAAAGAAGAGCAGCAAAACGAAAACTACCGGAAAATGTTTATCGCCATGGCTCAGGACATCCGCGTGATCGTGATCAAGCTTGCGGACCGTCTGCACAATATGCGGACGCTGAAATATCAGTCGGAGGAGAGCCAGCGGCGGATCGCTTATGAAACATTGGAAATTTTTTGCCCAATCGCCAATAGATTGGGTATTTCCGCGATCAAATGGGAGATGGAAGATATCGCGCTAAGGTATCTCAATCCTCAACAGTACTACCGGATCGCCAACTTAATGCGCAAGAAGCGGGCCGAACGCGAGGAATACATCAAAAACGTCATCGCCCGCATCGCCGAAAAGCTGGAGGAAATGGGCGTGCAGGCCGATTTGTCCGGCCGGCCGAAGCATATTTACAGCGTATACAAGAAAATGACGACGAAAAACAAGCAGTTCAACGAAATTTACGATCTGCTGGCCATTCGCATCATCGTGGAAAATATCAAGGATTGCTATGCAACCTTGGGCATAATCCATACGTTGTGGAAACCGATGCCGGGGCGGTTCAAGGATTACATTGCGATGCCCAAGGCCAATATGTACCAGTCGCTGCACACGACGGTCGTCGGCCCTAACGGGGAGCCGACCGAGGTGCAGATCCGCACCTGGGAAATGCACCGGACGGCGGAATACGGGATCGCGGCCCATTGGGCTTATAAAGAGGGATCGGGCGACAACGGCCTGGTAAACAAAATTACGTTCTTCAACGAAATTTTGGAGCTGCAGCATGAGGCGAAGGACGCCTCCGAATTTGTGGAATCGCTCAAAATGGATTTCTTCTCCGACCTGGTGTTTGTGTTTACGCCGTCCGGGGAAGTCATCGAGCTGCCGGCCGGCTCCGTCCCGCTCGATTTCGCCTACCGGATTCATACCGAGGTGGGCAACCGGACGATCGGCGCCAAGGTGAACGGGCGCATCGTACCGCTCGACCATCGTCTGAAAACGGGCGATATCGTTGAGATTCTGACCTCGAAGCATTCCTACGGGCCAAGCCAGGATTGGCTTAAAATCGCCCAGTCCTCCCATGCCCGAAGCAAAATCAAGCAATGGTTCAAAAAAGAGAAGCGGGAGGAGAACGTCGAAAAGGGGCGCGAAGCGATCGAACGCGAACTGAAACGCGCCGGGATCGAGCCGCCTTCGTTTATGACGGACGAGAAGCTGCTCGAGGCGGCCAAGAAGTACGCTTTCAACGACATCGACGACATGCTGTCGGCCATCGGGTTTGGCGGCATTACCGCCTCCCAGATCGTCACCAAGCTGACCGAAAAGCTGCGCAAGGAGCAGGAGGAGGCTGCGGGCCATATCGAATTGACCTCCGAGGTCAAGGAAGTGAAGGCTCCGGAAGACCGCAAGCATCGTCCGACGAACGGTGTGGTCGTGAAAGGCATCGACAACTTGCTGGTGCGGTTTGCCCGCTGCTGCAATCCTGTGCCGGGCGACGAAATCGTCGGATACATCACCCGCGGCCGCGGGGTTTCCGTGCACCGCAGCGACTGCCCGAACATCCCGGCGGGAACCGATGGGGGAGAAGCGGCCCGCGTGATCGAGGTGGAATGGGAGAACGCGATCGAAGCGAATTACAACGTCGATATCGAGATTACCGGCCACGACCGCCGCAACTTCCTGAACGAAGTGCTGCAGGCGGTTTCGGAAAGCAAAACGAACATTTCGGCCGTGTCCGGCCGTTCGGATAAAAATAAAATGGTTTTTGTGCATATGACGATTTTGATCCGCAACACCGATCACCTGCAATCCGTGGTGGAGAAAATCAAGCGGGTCAAAGATGTGTATACGGTGCACCGGATTATGCAATAGCCGAGTTGAAAGGTGAAGACGATGAGAATTGTGGTTCAGCGCTGCCGGCAAGCCCGCGTCACGGTAGAGGGAGAAACGATCGGCTCCATCGGGCGGGGCTTAATGCTGCTGGTCGGCGTTACGCATGAGGATACGGAACGGGATGCCGCTTATTTGGCCGAAAAAATCGCCGGTTTGCGCATTTTTGAAGACGAAGCCGGCAAAATGAATCTTAGCGTGACGGATATCGGCGGAGCCATTTTGTCCGTGTCGCAGTTTACGCTGTACGGCGATTGCCGAAGCGGCAAGCGTCCGAGCTTCACTGCGGCCGCCCGGCCGGAAACCGCCGAGCCGCTTTACGAGCGGTTTAATGCGATGCTCCGGGAGAAAGGGCTGACGGTGGAAACCGGCAAATTCGGGGCCGACATGAACGTCGAGCTCGTCAATTGGGGGCCGGTCACGCTGATTTTGGACAGCCCTGGCGGAGCTTAAGCGCGAGCTTGTTGGGGCTTGTTCGAGCTTGCAGGACGACCTGACGCTCCGGCAGCGTTTCCAACCCTAACGGACACCAGCGCCGTTATTTCGATGAAGACGACCGTTTTCAAAATGTAACGGACACCACAGACCTTATTCGGTATTGATGTGCGCGTATCCGGCCTTTTTTGAGCAAATAGAGGCTCTCCTGTCCGTTAGAAATGAAAAAGAGCACTAGTGTTGCATTAACTTTCAATCTAGACAACTTGCAGCCCTGATCCATTTCAGATTTCCTGGGATCCAGACTTTCTGGGGAAATGATCATGTTTTCAAGCCGATAATGCGCCCGCCGGAAATCTAACGGTTGTGATCGCCGTTATTTGCCTGAATCTAAGCAAACTGAGCCGGATTTAAGTGAAATAAGCGCTCCGGCAACCGTTACAATTTGAAATCAACGTTTTTGGAACAAATAATGTTTGTGGCAACCGTTAGAATACCGGTGTGGCTAGAAAATGTATCTTGTCAGATTTAATGCAACGCCAGTGGAAAAAGAGCCTTTTTTCGGGCAAATAAGGTTGTCTAGTCCGTTAGCCTTCATGAGGTCGGATATCTGCTGCCGAAGAGGGATAATTGGGGCTTGCCGAGGGTACACTTGAGGGTACCAACAACGATGTCCTGAAGGAGCCCACAACCCTATGCGTCAATCGACAAAGTCCAAAGCTTGGCGGAGCGTTCCGCTGCTGGCGGCGGGAGACCGCGGTGAAGCCCGCATGCTGGCGCGTGCGGCGGAACCGGAAGCCTACGAGCTGATCCCGCGGGAGGTTAAGCCGTCCGCCGAGTGGCTTCCGCGCCCGGGAAGCTGAACGCTGTCATTATAGCGGTGGCGAGAAGTGGAAATAATAACAAAACGCAAGCGTAGGAGTAAAATGCTCTCCTGGCTTGCGTTTTTGGCTTTATCGGGCAATTCGCCACATTCGTCATAAACTCTCCCGATTCGGGCAATAACAAGCAAAGAATCGTTCGGCGATCGATGCTTACACCCGAGATGAAGGAGAGATGATCAAGCATGACCAAACATATCCAGGCTTATTTCCGAACCGAAGACCAGGTGGAGGGGGCGCGAATCGGCCTGCTCTCGTACGCGCCGAACCAGGTAGAGGCGGGGCATACGGACGACAGAACGGGCGAAGATAACAAGCTGCTGGTGCAACTGCTTCCCGTTCCCAATGGCTCGATGAATTCCGGCGGCACCGTTGGACTGCCGCTTCCCGGAACGCTGCGGGGCGGCCAAAGCGCGCTTCCGGTATTCGCTTTCGGTGACCGGGGGGCTGGCGACGCTTTGAACGGAGAGCACAGCGAGGCGGTGGCCGGCGAGCGGGAAATGGACCCGGCCCGGAACGTCGTGAATACCGGGGACGGGCCGGAAGGCTGGAAATATGTGCTCAGCGCGGCGGTAAAAGATGAGGATTACGACAGGATCGTGCAAAAATTGCGCGCCCACGGAGCGTATATTCCTATAGGTTAAGCCATGCTGTAATATAACTGTAATATTAGATTCATGATCCCTTAACATAAGCTGTTTATAATAACAGCATGACCCCCTTTTTAATACAATATATACCTTTGGACCTGCACCCCGTTGGTGACAGGTTTTTTTCTTTAATCCGACATTTTTGTTGAGCAGACTTGACTTTAGCGCGGTGGTTACATACAATCAAGAAATAACAGTTGATGTCACCCCCTGGTATGGGGCGCCAATTGAAATAAATAAATGTATGATAGCAATTCGATGACGGGACAGAGTAATTCGACCCCACACCCGCAGAGAGGGATCCCGAGTCTTCGTGGCGATAGGCGCTCTTTAGGAGCCGCTATCCGCTTATGAAGCAGGCTGGAAGGATTCCGGTGATGATTGAACGAAAGACTTCCCCGAGAACCGGCGGCGAAATGCGGTGAGCGGCACCTTAACAGGCTTCCGCTACGGCAAAGTAGACGTACGGCGTAGGCGGGCGATAACCGCTTAAAGCGAATCCCTTTTTCGCATGCAGCATTGCCGTTATCACGGCTGGTGTTGCACGAATCAGGAATTCGGAATGTGGGTGGCACCACGGGTGATTTGGAAACCAGTCTCTCGTCCCTGTTTGCATCAAACAGGAACGGGAGTTTTTTATTTTGATGAGCAATTTAGGATGGAGGATGAACTATGGCTTTTCAAAAACCGAAGGGCACGCAGGATTTGCTGCCGGGCACCGTCGAGAAATGGCAGTTTATTGAAGAGTCGGCCAGAGATATTTGCCGCCGCTTTAATTACCGTGAGATCCGCACGCCGATTTTCGAGCAAACCTCGCTGTTTGAGCGCGGTGTAGGGGAAACGACCGACATCGTCGAGAAGGAGATGTACACCTTCTTGGACAAGGGGGACCGGAGCATGACGCTGCGGCCGGAAGGCACGGCGGGAGTTGTTCGCGCTTATGTGGAGAACAAGCTGTTCGGAGAGCCGGACGTCAGCAAGCTGTATTACATCGGGCCGATGTTCCGCTATGAGCAGCCGCAGGCCGGCCGCCAGCGCCAGTTCCACCAATTCGGGATCGAGGCTTTCGGAGCGACGGACCCGGCGATCGACGCCGAAGTCGTGTCGCTGGGCTACGAGTTTTGCCGCGAGCTGGGACTTCAAGGCGTCAAAGTGGAAATCAACTCCGTGGGCAATCCGGCGAGCCGGGCCGCCTACCGCGAGCAGCTGCTTGCTTTCCTGCTACCGATGAAGGATTCCCTATGCAAGGACTGCCAATCGCGGATAGAACGCAACCCGCTGCGCGTGCTCGATTGCAAGGTGGATCAGGACAAATTCGCCGGGGCGCCTTCAATTCTCGACAGTCTGGATGAGGAATGCACGGCGCATTTCGCCAAAGTCCGCGAACTGCTGACCGCCATGGGGGTCGATTACGTTATCAATCCCCGGCTGGTGCGCGGGCTCGATTATTACACGCATACCGCCTTCGAATACAAAGCGCAGGGGATCGGTGCGATCGACACGATCGGCGGCGGCGGCCGCTACAACGGCCTGGTGGCCGAAGTGGGCGGTCCGGATCAGCCGGGCATCGGGCTTGCTTTAGGCCTGGAGCGGATCGCGCTGATCCTGGAAAAACAGGAGATCGGCATCGGCGCCGCCAAACCTCTCGACGTATATCTCGTCGCGCTCGGCGAGGCGGCCGACAAGGAGAGTACGACCCTGTTGTATAAGCTGCGGCAGGCGGGATTTTCCGCCGAACGCGACTATTTGGGGCGCAAAATGAAGGCGCAAATGAAGTCTGCCGACCGGATGCAAGCCCGCTATACGGCGATCCTCGGCGACGACGAGCTTGAGCGCGGAGAAATCGCCCTCAAATCGATGGAGAGCGGCGAGCAGCGCACCGTGAAGTTGAGCGAATTGATTCATGAGCTATCGTAATCAATAGATGACTTTTTAAACAACATATAATAAGGAGTGTTTTTACATGATGCAGCGTACTCATCATTGCGGCGCCCTCGGCACCGCGAATATTGGAGAAACCGTCACGTTAAACGGCTGGGTGCAAACCCGCCGCGACCTGGGAGGCGTCTTGTTTATCGACCTGCGCGACCGCAGCGGCATCGTGCAAATCGTGTTTAACCCGGCTTATTCCGGGGAAGCACTGCAAATTGCCGACAAGGTGCGGAGCGAATACGTGCTTGCCGTGAGCGGCAAGGTGGTGCAGCGGGACCCGGAGACGGTGAACCCGAACCTGCCGACAGGGCAAATCGAAGTACAGGTCACGGAAATCGAGGTGCTGAACGCCG
This window contains:
- a CDS encoding adenine phosphoribosyltransferase; amino-acid sequence: MDYKDYIRVIPDFPQPGISFKDITTLLNDGAKYKQAIDDLKKLVSGLKIDLIAGPEARGFVVGAPLAYALGVGFVPIRKSGKLPYKTIEVEYDLEYGKDRLAMHSDAVKPGQNVLIADDLLATGGTISTSVSLVRELGGNVAGTAFLIELSELNGRAKLPGIEVFSLVTY
- the uraA gene encoding uracil permease — encoded protein: MQREIQVNEKVPFGPGVLLSLQHLFAMFGSTVLVPNLFGVDPGMILLMNGIGTLLYILICKGKIPAYLGSSFAFISPVTLVLTNNPGNGYAMALGAFIVTGVIFSVIALLVKYAGTAWIDVVFPPAAMGAIVALIGLELIPVAAGMAGWINSDPAKPWTPDPTSIMLSLITLGVTVLGAVLFRGFPKIIHILIGIVVGYVLALVLRQVDTAKIAAANWISLPTVTTPQWSLPAIITIIPVALVVIVEHIGHLLVTSNIVGKDLSKDPGLHRSLLGNGISTILSGFVGSTPNTTYGENIGVMALTKVYSVFVIGGAAIFAILLSFSGKFSAIVACIPGPVMGGVSLLLFGVIAASGLRIFVEQKVDFSKPTNMLLATVVLVIGLSGTKLTMGNVELKGMALATIVGVLLSLFFKLIQVLGWSNEKEEAAHKAD
- a CDS encoding RelA/SpoT family protein — encoded protein: MGIEQLLEKASAYIKEPELQRIRVAYEFAEQAHHGQVRKSGEPYILHPLAVADIVVNMQMDALSIIAALLHDVVEDTTVSLKEIQEQFGNDCALLVDGLTKLERIKFRSKEEQQNENYRKMFIAMAQDIRVIVIKLADRLHNMRTLKYQSEESQRRIAYETLEIFCPIANRLGISAIKWEMEDIALRYLNPQQYYRIANLMRKKRAEREEYIKNVIARIAEKLEEMGVQADLSGRPKHIYSVYKKMTTKNKQFNEIYDLLAIRIIVENIKDCYATLGIIHTLWKPMPGRFKDYIAMPKANMYQSLHTTVVGPNGEPTEVQIRTWEMHRTAEYGIAAHWAYKEGSGDNGLVNKITFFNEILELQHEAKDASEFVESLKMDFFSDLVFVFTPSGEVIELPAGSVPLDFAYRIHTEVGNRTIGAKVNGRIVPLDHRLKTGDIVEILTSKHSYGPSQDWLKIAQSSHARSKIKQWFKKEKREENVEKGREAIERELKRAGIEPPSFMTDEKLLEAAKKYAFNDIDDMLSAIGFGGITASQIVTKLTEKLRKEQEEAAGHIELTSEVKEVKAPEDRKHRPTNGVVVKGIDNLLVRFARCCNPVPGDEIVGYITRGRGVSVHRSDCPNIPAGTDGGEAARVIEVEWENAIEANYNVDIEITGHDRRNFLNEVLQAVSESKTNISAVSGRSDKNKMVFVHMTILIRNTDHLQSVVEKIKRVKDVYTVHRIMQ
- the dtd gene encoding D-aminoacyl-tRNA deacylase produces the protein MRIVVQRCRQARVTVEGETIGSIGRGLMLLVGVTHEDTERDAAYLAEKIAGLRIFEDEAGKMNLSVTDIGGAILSVSQFTLYGDCRSGKRPSFTAAARPETAEPLYERFNAMLREKGLTVETGKFGADMNVELVNWGPVTLILDSPGGA
- the hisS gene encoding histidine--tRNA ligase gives rise to the protein MAFQKPKGTQDLLPGTVEKWQFIEESARDICRRFNYREIRTPIFEQTSLFERGVGETTDIVEKEMYTFLDKGDRSMTLRPEGTAGVVRAYVENKLFGEPDVSKLYYIGPMFRYEQPQAGRQRQFHQFGIEAFGATDPAIDAEVVSLGYEFCRELGLQGVKVEINSVGNPASRAAYREQLLAFLLPMKDSLCKDCQSRIERNPLRVLDCKVDQDKFAGAPSILDSLDEECTAHFAKVRELLTAMGVDYVINPRLVRGLDYYTHTAFEYKAQGIGAIDTIGGGGRYNGLVAEVGGPDQPGIGLALGLERIALILEKQEIGIGAAKPLDVYLVALGEAADKESTTLLYKLRQAGFSAERDYLGRKMKAQMKSADRMQARYTAILGDDELERGEIALKSMESGEQRTVKLSELIHELS